The Sulfurimonas sp. hsl 1-7 genomic sequence CCTTGCAAAAAATTGAGCAAGAGCTACACGTGTGTTTGAAAAAAGTGTGATCGAGGCATCTATCTTGGCTTGTTTTATTTTAGAAGCAAGTGAAAATACAGAACTATCTTTTTCATCGACAATCACCTCATCTATAAACTCACAACTCTCAGCCAACGCTTTATTTAAAGGTGCTACCAACACTACAATTCTGTTGTTTCGATCATAATTTTTAAGCACATAAATTGAGGGAAGTGCCGTTATAAAGTCACCGAGTTTATCATTTCTTACTACTAAAATATTCATTATTACAAACCATATTAATTTAGTGATATATTATCTTAAAAAAGATATAATTGCACTTATGAATGAACCTTTTAAGTGGGATAACTATTCCGATCAACCGGCAATTATAAAAGATAGAAACTTTAAAAAGAAAATGAGAAAAAAAGAGCTTTTCTCATTAATAAAAACAGTACTGCTCTCCCTAATCATCCTCCCCCTTTCCGTAATGGCTATGCCATTTGTCAAGAGAAAAATAGTAGATTCTAAAAACTTTTTTACTTTAGGTGTTGATTTTCAAAGAGAAAGCCAAAAAACTTTAGAGTATATAGATGAACTGGGTGTTGAGAGTATCTTACTTAGATGTAAACTTTGGGAGATGGAAAGCTTAGATGAGCTGATAAGCTTTACAGATAACTGTAAAGAGAAACAAATTACACTAAAAATTATGCAAGATCGGGAGCATATTGAAGATTTAGCACTATTAAAAGATGATCTAAGAAAGATCTTCTCTACCTTATCTTCAAATGTAGATATCTTTGAGATTGGTACTACGATCAATCGTGCAAAATGGGGCTTTTTCAGTGTTGATGAATATCTCAAATTTTTTCAAGTTGCCTATGATCTTAAAAATGATGAATTTCCGGATCTAAATCTGATAGGGAGTGATGTCATTGATTTTGAGTACCATTTCACAGCCCATACCCTCTTTAACTTTTTTAAATTAAAATACGACGGTATTGCATCGCTTCTTTATGTCGATAGACGCGGTGCCCCTGAGAATATACAACTTGGATTTACACTCTCAGATAAAATAGCGCTTCTTGGAAGTATGATCACTTTGAGTCCAAAAGCAGAACATAAACTCTACATTACTGAAACAAACTGGCCGATTCAAGGTACTGCACCTTATGCACCCACAAGTGAATATGAGTGTATCAGTGAAGATATGTATGCAAACTATATGTTGCGTTACTATCTTTTAGCTTTTGCATCTCAACAGGTAGATTATGTCTCTTGGCATCAGTTAATCGCACCGGGTTACGGCCTTATTGACAACAGAGACGGGCTCAAAAAACGTGAAGCATTTAATACATATGCTTATATGGTTAAAACGCTTAAAAATGCTCAGTTCCTAAGACTTGATATAAAAAGAGACTATTACATACTTCAAGCATGGGTAGATGAACAACTTCTACAGATACACTGGTCATTAAAAGATACGACACTTAAAAATGAAGATTTTTTTGAAGTGTACGATAAAAATGGTATTGCGATCGAAGATGAGAGATTAAAGATCGGTGCTTCGCCACTGTATATTTTTATAACTGAAGAAGTTGGAGAAAAGGTGAATTGTTTATGAGAATATTAGTAGTACTTCCAAACTGGCTAGGTGATGCGGTGATGGCTACACCGGCAATAGAACTTTTAGGAAAATATTATCCAGATGCTAAATTTACATTTATTGGAAGTTATGTAAGTATCGAAGCTCTCAAACACCATCCACTTTGTGAATCGGCGATCGTAGATGAAACAAAAAAAGCCTCTTCACGTTTGGCGGCTACTTATAAACTAGCAAAACAACTCGGTCGTTTTGATTTAGCAATTACATTCAGAAATCAGATCCATTCATCTACACTTTTGCGTTTTACAGATACAGTTCTAACCCTTGCACGAAGATCATGGCATTCGCAACTTTTACTTTCACATACACCTAAAATTAAAACAAACCAACATCTAGTGCAACAATATTCTGAGCTTGCGATGGTTAATGTCGACAACTATGATGGTGAAGTTCCAGCTCTTAAACTCTATATAGAGCCAAATAGTTTTGAAAAGCCTACTTTAGGTATCAATGCCGGAGCTACATACGGAAGTGCAAAACGGTGGTACCCTGAACGTTTTGCTCAAGTTGCCGGATACTTTAAAGATAAGTACGACATCTTAATTTTTGGTGGACCGAATGAAGTTGAGATGGCAAAAGAGATCGAAGAGAACCTTATCTCTTTAGGAGTTACAAATTATAAAAACATTGCAGGCAAGACTACGATCGAAGAGTTATGTGCAAATATCGCAGGCTGTTCATTATTTATTACAAATGACAGTGGTCCGATGCATGTAGCAGCTGCTTATCAAGTCCCAACTGTCACTATTTTCGGTCCAACAAAATATAAAGAAACTTCACAATGGAAAAACGAAAAAAGTGTAATTGTAAGACATGAGATGGATTGTAGTCCATGTATGAAGAGAGAATGCCCGCTGAAGCATCATGATTGTATGAAAAGTATAACAGCTTCGGAAGTTATCGAAGCTGTTAAGTCTTTAGAACTTTAGTTTAAAACCTACATATCCAGAACGATTATATCTAAAATCACCATTTGATACATCATAGTTAGTTTCTATATTTCTGTACCCTAAAGTAATATTTCCGTTTGGAATCACTTCTAGATCGAAGCTGATTCTAGTCTCTAAATAACTATCTGCATCCTTCATTGCTAAAACTTGTGGAGCATAATATACAGCAGCATTTAAATGCATAGGTACAAACTCTTTTGCTGAAATTGTATATGAGCCTTCTACACCTAAAGGGATAGAAATGAAGTCAAGTGAACCTACTTGAGTATAATTCAATTTTGCACCCATACCGAGTTTAAAACCACTATTACCAACCTCTTTCATCATCAAAATATTTGCCTCAAGAAGTGGATCTATATTTGCATTATCCTGTTCTGAGTGGTCTGCATCAGCATTTAAAAATCTAGCACCAACAAATATAGTATTTGGTTCAACTGTATCGTTGAACTGCCCCATATCAAACTGTGCTCCAACTTCTAAATCTTTATCATTAATATTAATCTCTGCAGTGTGAAGTGCAAATGCAGATGCTGCACAAACACTTAAGATTGTTATTTTTTTTAACATGTCTGTCCTTGAATTTTTTCTATGGTTTTTGTCGTACTTTTGCCATCGACAAAGTCAACGAGTTTTAATTCTTTAGCAAATTCTGTTCCGACAACAACTTTACCTTCATAATCTCCACCCTTGACCAATACATCTGGCTCAATCAGTTTAATAAGCTCATACGGTGTATCATCCTCAAATGGTACAACAAAGTCAACCGCTTCCAAAGCCGCAAGTAAGTACGCTCTGTCTTCAGCAATGTTTACAGGACGAGTTGGCCCCTTAAGACGTGAAACTGATTCATCTGAGTTTAGACCAACAATTAGGATATCTCCAAAACTTTTTGCAACTTGTAGATACTTTACATGTCCAACGTGTAAGATGTCAAAACAGCCGTTTGTAAATACTACTTTTTTCCCATTAGCTTTATATCTGTCAACAAGACGTTTAATATCTTCAAAACTCTTAATATGTGCATCAGATGTAGATTTATGTAAAGAGGCTTCATACTCTTTAATCTCATCTATAGTCACAGTAGCACTACCAATTTTTCCAACAACTACACCTGCTGCTAGATTTGCAAATGCTGCAGCATCTTCGATCGATTTGCCAAGACTCAGTGCATATGCCATAGATGCAATTACCGTATCACCCGCACCAGTTACATCAAAAACCTCTTTTGCAACAGTTGGTGAGATATGCAGTTTTTCATCATATGTCGCAATACCGTCTTCACTTAACGTAATCATAGAGATATCAAGATCACACTCTTGTTTTAATTTTAAAAGTGCATCTGTCAAAGAGTTTTCATCGATAATATCTATCGCTGTAGCAAGTTGTGCTTCTTTTTTATTTGGTGTCAAAAGGTAAGCACCCTTATATTTAGAAAAATCTTTCCCTTTTGGATCAACAAGTACTTTTTTATTTTTTGACTTAGCTAAAGAGATAATAGCTTGACATAATTCTTCTGTTAAAACACCTTTGCCGTAATCAGATAAAATAATTGCATCAAAATCTTCTAGTTCATTTTTTAAAGACTCTACAATGTCTTTTGTTGATGTAGGTAAGATATCATCTTTTGACTCTTTGTCATAACGAAGTATCTGTTGACTCACAGCAATGATACGAGATTTTTTTGAAGTATGACGTCCCTCTTGGATCACCAAGTTAGAAGTATCTACTGATATATCTTGAAGCATACGAGTCAGTTCAGCCCCATTTTCATCATTACCGATTACACTCGCTACACTTACCTCTGCACCTAAAGATTTAAGGTTATTTATAACATTTCCGGCACCGCCAAGTACTGATGTTTCTTTTGCAACATCGACCACTTGAACTGGTGCTTCCGGAGAGATACGTTCACAAGAGCCCCACAAATAGTGGTCAATCATTAAATCACCGACAACAAGTATTTTCATCTATTTTTTCACTTCTGTTTCATAAATACGTTTAATCTCAGCAACATAGGCTTTGATACCGCCTTCCATCTCATATGCCGGAGCATATCCTAAAAACTCTTTCGTATCTTCAATGTCTGCCTGTGTAAAAAACTGATATGAACCTACATAAGGGTTTGGAATATATTCACAAGTAAGTGTAGTTCCTAACTCACTTTGTAATATATCTACGATATCCTGAAAACTTCTAGCTTTCCCTGTCCCAACATTATATACACCGCTTTTCTTCGGTGCCATCGCTTTAATATTTGCCTGGATAATATCCTCGATATAAATAAAATCTCTTAAAATTTTATCACTTCCGTCAAACAAACGAGGATTTTTTCCGCTCAAAAGCTGGTGACCAAACTGTAAAACCATTGAAGCAGTCGTATTTTTAAAGTACTCTCTTGGACCGTAAACATTAAAGTATCTAAGACCGACTATAGAGATATCACTTGTTTTCATATATTCATAAGCAATATTATCCATCATCACTTTTGAAAATCCGTACACATTATTTGGTTCTTCATGACCAACTTTAAAAGTATCACTACCACCGTATGTAGCAGCTGAAGAAGCATAAATCATATTTGCTTTATGCGCAACAGCAAGATCTAGTAGATCTTTGAAAGCATTTACATTTGTTTTAATCATTAAGTCTTGTTCTAACGCTGTAGTATCAGAGATCGCTGCTTCATGAAAAATATAGTCAAATTTATAGTCAGCTTCTAATGTAAGGAGAAGGTCTTGATCATTTATATCACCACTAATTACTTCACCGTTAAAACCTATTAAATTTTTAAAATGTCCAAAAGATTTTAAGTTCCCATTACTTAATGTTTCACCACTTCTAAAGCAATCCAATACTACAACTTTTGCCTCTGGATGATTGTGTTGAAAGTAAAAAGCTAAATTACTCCCAATAAATCCTGCACCACCTGTAATAAGTATAGTTTTATCTTTTAAATCATCTTCAATGTATCTCATTTTCACATCCATAAATATCTTTTCTAAATATAATAATACCTTTATCTTTATTAACAAGTATTTAAGACTTGAAGTAATATAATGTAGCCGAAACTTTAAATTAAGGAAATAAAATGAAAAAACTACTAGTTGCTTCAATCGCTGCTGCTGCAGTATCAACTATGGCTATGGCTGCACCTGTTAACGGTAAAGCTTGTGCAGCATGTCACGGTGCTAACTGGGAAAAACACGCAATGGGTAAATCTAAAGTTGTTGCAGATATGACTCATGCAGAAATTGCTGATGCTCTTAAAGGTTACAAAGCTGGTACTTACGGTGGACCAATGAAAGGTGTTATGAAAGGTCAAGTAGCTAAATACTCTGACGCTGAATTAGACGCTTTCTCACAAACTATCGGTAAATAATTTTACTTTTTTTCGAGTTGCCTTTTGGCAACTCACTTCTATTCCGGTTTATAAACTTTTTTTCTTAACTCTTCTTTCTTTTTTTCTTGATTGATTGCATCATTTAAATCTTCTTCATTATCAAACTTAACAGCATTTAAAAATTTTTCTTCATCATCAAATTGACCATTTTTTAATCCCCATAAAAAAGCGATAAGTGCCACACCACCTAAAAGTAATGAAGCCCCTAACATCATTGCTACAACCCAGTTATCCATTTAAAGTTCCTTTTATACTTAAAATCATTTTGATGAGTATATTTTATTCAAAAAATATTGCCAGAAAAATAATAGATTTTCAGTGATTTCCTTACTTGTTCCACTTCATCTTAATTCTCATAGAGTTTCCTACAACAAGTAGTGAACTTACACTCATCGAGATAGCAGCTACCAATGGAATAATTAAACCTGCCATTGCGAGAGGAATAGTAATACCGTTATATACTAAAGAGATAGCAAAATTTTGCTTGATTAATGTAAATGTAGTCTTTGCGATCTTAAATGAGTCAAGTAAAGACCTAAGTGAGTCATTCAATAATACTACGTCACCTACATCTATCGCAATATCACTTCCGCTTCCCATAACAATTCCTATATCTGCTTTAGCAAGAGCTAGGATATCGTTGACACCATCACCAACCATCACTACAACTTTCTCGTCTTTATGAAGTTTATCTATAAAAGCTAGTTTTTCTTCTGGCGTGAGTTCAAAATGTATTTGAGATATTCCAACTTTCTCTCCTACGTATAGTGCAGATTTTTGATGGTCACCTGTAAGCATAACAGTTTCTATACCTTTAGTATGTAATGTATCTACTAACTCTTTTGCACCATCTTTGATTTTATCTTCAAGCTCGTAAACCGCTACAATCTTTTTATCTATAGCAAAATAAAAAAGCGTCTTATCACTTTCAAAACTACTCTCAACTCCATTTTCCTGCATAAGTTTATAATTACCACCTACTATAAGTGAACCATTAACTCTTGCGACTATACCTTTTGCAGGGATCTGCATATATTCATCAAAAAGTATTTCATCTTCTGCCTGAACAAATTTTTTTACACCCTGAGCAACCGGATGTTTAGAAGTTTTTACAAGGGAGTATAAAACTGTTTTATCAAACTCATGAAAAATATTTTCTTTTACAACTTCAGGTTTTCCATGTGTCAATGTTCCTGTTTTATCAAGCACAAGCACATCTGCTTTTGCCATAGTCTCTAACTGTGCAGCTTCTTTAAAAAGTATCCCTTTTTTTGCACCAAGACTCAGCCCCACTAATGTTGCAACAGGAGTCGCTAGTCCCAATGCACAAGGACAGGCGATAATAATAACAGATATACCTACCATTAAAGCTGTCTCAAAATCATGAGGCCATAACCACCAAACAAAGAATGTTATAAATGATAAAGCTAAAATAGTTGTAGAGAAATGTTCTGAGAGTTTATTGGCAAGTTGTTCTATTTTTGGTTTTTTGTTGATCGCGCTTTCTAGTAAAGTAACTAAATTTGAAAGTGTAGAGTGTTCAAAATCTTTTGTCGCTTTATACTGGACATCAGCATCTATACTGATTGTTCCACTTATTACCTTATCTCCTATTTTTTTATAAATAGGTTCACTTTCACCAGTTAAGTTTGATTCGTCAAAAGAGCCTTCACCTTTGAGTATCTCTCCATCGATCAATACTCGCTCACCCGAACTTACAACGACAATATCTCCGACAGAAATATCTTCCAATTTAATTGATTCAATCTTCCCGTTTTGAAGCACTTTTACTTCACTAGGTAAATGTTTACCTATGACATCTAAAGTATCTACTGCACTTTTTTTACTAAGAACTTCTAAAAATTTTCCGATGAGAACAAAAGTAATGATCATACTTACAGAGTCAAAATAGGCCTCTCCACGCTCCATTACGGTAATATATACAGAATATACATACGTTAACAGAGCACCTGTCGCAACAAGTAGATCCATATTGACAACTTTATTACGTAGTCCATAATATGCACCTCTAAAGAACACCCATCCACTATAAAAAAGTACAGGTGTAGCAAGCACACCTTCTGCTATATTTAAAATAGTCTTCATCTCTTGGGTAATCCCGGTAAAATATCCAGCATATTGTGCAACTGCTATCCACATAACATTCATTGCCGCAAAAATAGCAACTGCCATGCGAAGATAGTAATCTTTTCTCACTTTGTTAGCATGTGCCTCTTGTAATGAAGCATCATAAGGAAAAGCATTATAACCGATAGCACGAATCATATCTATAATTTGAGAAAGTTTTACAACATCATCAGCCCATACTATATGTGCTTTGTTATTTGTAAAATTGATATTAGCCTCAACAACTCCATCCATTTTATGAAGTGCCTTTTCATTTAGCCATACACAAGCAGAACAATGGATACCCTCAATTATCAATGATACTTCAGAGAATCCATCACTATTTATTTTTACAAACTTATCATAAAATGCAGGTGCGTTAAAATTAGAAGAGTCTTCATATTGTAGTGTAGGAGGAGCTAGTTTAACATTTTTTGCTTTATCATAAAAACTATCAAGTCCTTCATCAGTTAATAGATGGTAGACACCTTGACAACCATTACAACAAAAATAGTGTTCACCGTCTTTAATCATTACATCCGGGCTAAACTCTAAATGACAATGGTCACACGCTATCTTATCTGACAATTTCAAACTTCCCTAATTCTCTATTTTTCTTTATTTTATTCCAAGGAGCAATTTTTCCGTTCATACAGATATAGACTCCTGCATTCTCCTGATGTTCAGCAAATCCTATAGACATTCCTAAGTTGAAACTAGCTTCTGCTTTTTCTATACTAAAAGGTTTCATTGCACCTGTTAGTACAATTACCCTGTCATCAAAAATTTGGTCCAGAAACTCTGCCGTTACATCCATAGTATCAGTACCATGTACTATGACAAATTCAGCTTCGTCGCTTTGAGATATAATTTGTGCAATTCTTTTTCTGTCTTCTATGTCCATATCCAAACTATCTTTATAAACAACACCAGCCATCAAATAGTTTACTTTTGAAGCTGCCAATATCTCATCTATAGCTAAATTATCATATGGGACTTCTAACTCACCGCTTTTATCATTATAACGTTTGTTAAATGTTCCTCCACTATTGAGAATCAACATCTATGATCTCCTTTAAAGTTGATACAATTTTTGTAGCTTTTGATCTGTTAACCTTTTTTGACTCATCAAAGAGATAAGTCGTTTGTAAACCAGCATTTAGTCCAGCTTCGATATCTCTCTCTTTATCTCCAACTATTATGGAGTTTTTTAAATCAATATCATACTCTTTAGCTGCTTGCAATAACATTCCGGCTTCAGGTTTTCTACATATGCACGCATCAGAAAAATTTGGGTGGTGAGGACAATGGTATATATCTGTTATATTAACACCATTATCTTTAAACTCATTTATCATCCAATTTGACAACAAAGTAAAATCATTTTCAGTATAAAAACCTCTGGCAATTCCAGATTGATTTGTAACTACAAAAATTTTATAACCTTTAGATTGGTAGTAATTACACAGTTCAAAAATACCCTCAATAAATTCGAAATCTTCTATTTTATAAAGATATTCTTTCTCTGTATTTATAACACCGTCACGGTCTAAAAATAAAGCTTTATGCATCTATAGTTGTCTTGATTCCGTCCCCAAATATCTCTTGTTCTATAATATCACAAAGGATATGACCGATTAAAATATGAGATTCTTGAATACGCGGTGTAGAATTTGATGGTACTACAATAGCCATATCCGCATCCTTGGCCATTTGACCACCATCTTTACCTGTCAGTGCAACAGTATAAATACCTTTTTTCTTAGCCGATTCAAAAGCTTTTAATAAATTAATTGAATTTCCAGATGTAGATATACCTATAAAGATATCCCCTTCTTGACCCATACCTTCAAGCTGACGTGAAAAAATATAATCATATCCGTAATCATTTCCAATAGCTGTTAAGTTTGATGTATCTGTAGTTAGTGCTAAAGATGGTATAGAAGCTCTGTCAAATCCATATCTACCAACTAATTCAGCTGCAATATGTTGTGCATCAGCTGCACTTCCACCATTACCCGCAAGTATAGTTTTTTTGTTTGTTTGATATAGTTCAACACACTTTTTGGCCAACTCTTCAATTTTAGAAATTAAAGCATCATTTTCATAAATAGCTT encodes the following:
- a CDS encoding glycosyl hydrolase, coding for MNEPFKWDNYSDQPAIIKDRNFKKKMRKKELFSLIKTVLLSLIILPLSVMAMPFVKRKIVDSKNFFTLGVDFQRESQKTLEYIDELGVESILLRCKLWEMESLDELISFTDNCKEKQITLKIMQDREHIEDLALLKDDLRKIFSTLSSNVDIFEIGTTINRAKWGFFSVDEYLKFFQVAYDLKNDEFPDLNLIGSDVIDFEYHFTAHTLFNFFKLKYDGIASLLYVDRRGAPENIQLGFTLSDKIALLGSMITLSPKAEHKLYITETNWPIQGTAPYAPTSEYECISEDMYANYMLRYYLLAFASQQVDYVSWHQLIAPGYGLIDNRDGLKKREAFNTYAYMVKTLKNAQFLRLDIKRDYYILQAWVDEQLLQIHWSLKDTTLKNEDFFEVYDKNGIAIEDERLKIGASPLYIFITEEVGEKVNCL
- the waaF gene encoding lipopolysaccharide heptosyltransferase II, which encodes MRILVVLPNWLGDAVMATPAIELLGKYYPDAKFTFIGSYVSIEALKHHPLCESAIVDETKKASSRLAATYKLAKQLGRFDLAITFRNQIHSSTLLRFTDTVLTLARRSWHSQLLLSHTPKIKTNQHLVQQYSELAMVNVDNYDGEVPALKLYIEPNSFEKPTLGINAGATYGSAKRWYPERFAQVAGYFKDKYDILIFGGPNEVEMAKEIEENLISLGVTNYKNIAGKTTIEELCANIAGCSLFITNDSGPMHVAAAYQVPTVTIFGPTKYKETSQWKNEKSVIVRHEMDCSPCMKRECPLKHHDCMKSITASEVIEAVKSLEL
- a CDS encoding YfaZ family outer membrane protein translates to MLKKITILSVCAASAFALHTAEININDKDLEVGAQFDMGQFNDTVEPNTIFVGARFLNADADHSEQDNANIDPLLEANILMMKEVGNSGFKLGMGAKLNYTQVGSLDFISIPLGVEGSYTISAKEFVPMHLNAAVYYAPQVLAMKDADSYLETRISFDLEVIPNGNITLGYRNIETNYDVSNGDFRYNRSGYVGFKLKF
- the rfaE1 gene encoding D-glycero-beta-D-manno-heptose-7-phosphate kinase; translated protein: MKILVVGDLMIDHYLWGSCERISPEAPVQVVDVAKETSVLGGAGNVINNLKSLGAEVSVASVIGNDENGAELTRMLQDISVDTSNLVIQEGRHTSKKSRIIAVSQQILRYDKESKDDILPTSTKDIVESLKNELEDFDAIILSDYGKGVLTEELCQAIISLAKSKNKKVLVDPKGKDFSKYKGAYLLTPNKKEAQLATAIDIIDENSLTDALLKLKQECDLDISMITLSEDGIATYDEKLHISPTVAKEVFDVTGAGDTVIASMAYALSLGKSIEDAAAFANLAAGVVVGKIGSATVTIDEIKEYEASLHKSTSDAHIKSFEDIKRLVDRYKANGKKVVFTNGCFDILHVGHVKYLQVAKSFGDILIVGLNSDESVSRLKGPTRPVNIAEDRAYLLAALEAVDFVVPFEDDTPYELIKLIEPDVLVKGGDYEGKVVVGTEFAKELKLVDFVDGKSTTKTIEKIQGQTC
- the rfaD gene encoding ADP-glyceromanno-heptose 6-epimerase, which encodes MRYIEDDLKDKTILITGGAGFIGSNLAFYFQHNHPEAKVVVLDCFRSGETLSNGNLKSFGHFKNLIGFNGEVISGDINDQDLLLTLEADYKFDYIFHEAAISDTTALEQDLMIKTNVNAFKDLLDLAVAHKANMIYASSAATYGGSDTFKVGHEEPNNVYGFSKVMMDNIAYEYMKTSDISIVGLRYFNVYGPREYFKNTTASMVLQFGHQLLSGKNPRLFDGSDKILRDFIYIEDIIQANIKAMAPKKSGVYNVGTGKARSFQDIVDILQSELGTTLTCEYIPNPYVGSYQFFTQADIEDTKEFLGYAPAYEMEGGIKAYVAEIKRIYETEVKK
- a CDS encoding c-type cytochrome; this translates as MKKLLVASIAAAAVSTMAMAAPVNGKACAACHGANWEKHAMGKSKVVADMTHAEIADALKGYKAGTYGGPMKGVMKGQVAKYSDAELDAFSQTIGK
- the ccoS gene encoding cbb3-type cytochrome oxidase assembly protein CcoS, whose protein sequence is MDNWVVAMMLGASLLLGGVALIAFLWGLKNGQFDDEEKFLNAVKFDNEEDLNDAINQEKKKEELRKKVYKPE
- a CDS encoding heavy metal translocating P-type ATPase — protein: MSDKIACDHCHLEFSPDVMIKDGEHYFCCNGCQGVYHLLTDEGLDSFYDKAKNVKLAPPTLQYEDSSNFNAPAFYDKFVKINSDGFSEVSLIIEGIHCSACVWLNEKALHKMDGVVEANINFTNNKAHIVWADDVVKLSQIIDMIRAIGYNAFPYDASLQEAHANKVRKDYYLRMAVAIFAAMNVMWIAVAQYAGYFTGITQEMKTILNIAEGVLATPVLFYSGWVFFRGAYYGLRNKVVNMDLLVATGALLTYVYSVYITVMERGEAYFDSVSMIITFVLIGKFLEVLSKKSAVDTLDVIGKHLPSEVKVLQNGKIESIKLEDISVGDIVVVSSGERVLIDGEILKGEGSFDESNLTGESEPIYKKIGDKVISGTISIDADVQYKATKDFEHSTLSNLVTLLESAINKKPKIEQLANKLSEHFSTTILALSFITFFVWWLWPHDFETALMVGISVIIIACPCALGLATPVATLVGLSLGAKKGILFKEAAQLETMAKADVLVLDKTGTLTHGKPEVVKENIFHEFDKTVLYSLVKTSKHPVAQGVKKFVQAEDEILFDEYMQIPAKGIVARVNGSLIVGGNYKLMQENGVESSFESDKTLFYFAIDKKIVAVYELEDKIKDGAKELVDTLHTKGIETVMLTGDHQKSALYVGEKVGISQIHFELTPEEKLAFIDKLHKDEKVVVMVGDGVNDILALAKADIGIVMGSGSDIAIDVGDVVLLNDSLRSLLDSFKIAKTTFTLIKQNFAISLVYNGITIPLAMAGLIIPLVAAISMSVSSLLVVGNSMRIKMKWNK
- a CDS encoding asparaginase domain-containing protein, which gives rise to MLILNSGGTFNKRYNDKSGELEVPYDNLAIDEILAASKVNYLMAGVVYKDSLDMDIEDRKRIAQIISQSDEAEFVIVHGTDTMDVTAEFLDQIFDDRVIVLTGAMKPFSIEKAEASFNLGMSIGFAEHQENAGVYICMNGKIAPWNKIKKNRELGKFEIVR
- the gmhB gene encoding D-glycero-beta-D-manno-heptose 1,7-bisphosphate 7-phosphatase, coding for MHKALFLDRDGVINTEKEYLYKIEDFEFIEGIFELCNYYQSKGYKIFVVTNQSGIARGFYTENDFTLLSNWMINEFKDNGVNITDIYHCPHHPNFSDACICRKPEAGMLLQAAKEYDIDLKNSIIVGDKERDIEAGLNAGLQTTYLFDESKKVNRSKATKIVSTLKEIIDVDSQ
- a CDS encoding D-sedoheptulose-7-phosphate isomerase, whose product is MKEYIKDQIKKSYETKQAIYENDALISKIEELAKKCVELYQTNKKTILAGNGGSAADAQHIAAELVGRYGFDRASIPSLALTTDTSNLTAIGNDYGYDYIFSRQLEGMGQEGDIFIGISTSGNSINLLKAFESAKKKGIYTVALTGKDGGQMAKDADMAIVVPSNSTPRIQESHILIGHILCDIIEQEIFGDGIKTTIDA